CTTGATTGGGGCCTTCAACGCCCAGGCCCAGGCGGAGGGTCGATACGATAGCCGGACGTTCTGGGAGGTGCCCGCACGCCCGGGCTCGATCCACGATATCCCGGAAACGAACAAGTCCAAAGAATATCTCGCATGGTTTCGCGCGCGGAGGCTCGCAAAGCAAAGCGGTCGCGCCCGCTCCGGGCTGAAAGCAGATTCGCAGAACATTGCTTGCGACCTCGCTGACCAGGCGACCGGTGAAGCACACATGGAACCGGCCATTGAGAAGCCGTGAAGCACGTTCGTTCGCACGGTGGCGAATGAACCGCCCAAGTAGGATGGGCCGAACCAAGACGCCCATCGTTTACGCGCGGGAACGCGGACCAAGCAAACGTGGCGAGGGATCCGGCTGCGGCGCGCGGTTGGTCGGTTCCGCAGGCCCCGCAGCCGAGGGCCTGACCAAGGCTGAGCCGCCCGGTGGCCCCGCGCGGTGCGATTTCCGCGCACTTGCGAGCGGTTCTGGAGCGGCTGGCGATCGACGCCGAGACCTGGCTCGACACGCTGGCTTGATTTGCCCGCTCGCTTGCACCGCGCGGCGGATCGTGTGTCGAGCACGGCATTAACGCCTCGCCCACACTTGCCGCACGGCTTCCGGACTGTCGGGATGTTTGACGCTGGCCAAAATCTGCCGCAACAAGTCCGCGTCTTGGATCTGCCGGACTTCGGGCATGAGCGCCAGCCCCGCGGCGGCGCCTAAACAAAAGCGACGCGCGCGTGTCGCTATTGTTAAGCAGCGCGCCGCGCGCGGCGCTTTTGCCCGCACGCGCCAGCCGATCCGTGGAGCCTGCGCTCAAAGTGCTCAAAGACCGAATCGCTCAATTCGGCGGAACGGCATCCCGGCGCGCCGGGATTGCGTACAGAGGATTGGCCGCGCACCTCGTTGGACGCGACAAACGTGTCGCCTGTGCTCGGGTGAGACCCGGTCGGGCATGTGCAAACTCATCAAAAATCGACGAACCTTCCGGTAAGACCGTACTCAATTTTTGTTCCGATGGTAAGTATCGTTCTGTAGACTGCGAACGTGAACCTCCGCCCGGCAAGCGGGCGGCATCCGGTCGGAACAAAACTGGCATCAGTACACGCTCGTCGGCCGCGAGTTTTTGCGCAGGGCAGGGGGGAGGAGCCGATGAGCGATGAGTGGCCCGGTCTGAATACCGGCCACAATAGGGCAGAGGACGATGGCTTTCCTCACCCGGAGCGCGACGGCTAGCCGGTGCGATTGAGCAGTACTTGCCTTACCCAGTCACGGAACTGCGCGACGAGGGCCGTCGTATCCGTGCGCCCCAATTGGGCCAAGACAGGAACCAGGTCGGCGCTCGCCAATCGCGGCAACGAGAGGCTGTGGGTGCGGACCTGGTAGACGCCGGCTTCGAGAATGTTAAAGGTCAAGCCTTCGCAGGTCGCTCGCCACACTTCGGGCACTCCTAAGGCCGCATAAATGCTCATGCGGTCGAGCGAGCTGTGCGTGAGATCCACTTCGATGGCAAGATCGGGGGGCGGATCGACGCGCAGATCCAGACGCGTTTTGCCCGCAAGCCGTCCCGCGTTTGCGATCCAATAACAATTATCGGGTTCAAGTCCCCGGCTTTTACGTCGCCGCCGCAAGGTGACGGTACGCCCGGGCTCGCACAGCAGTCGTAGCTCCTCAGTGACTACATCGATAAATCTTCCCAGTAGGTAAGCGGACTTTTCGTGTTCCCAGAGCGGGCTCATGATTTCCAGCATCCCCCGATCGTAAGTGAGCCGGAACCGCCGCCGTCGCTCGAAGGCACGCAGCAGCCGCGTGTACGTGCCCCAGTCGATGTCGTGGAGCACGGCTGCCGGCTTGACACTCGATGGGGCAGTAGACATGAATCGGTCCTCCGCGGAAAGCCAGGGCACGGCACTCAAGAGTATTCTACCGCAAAGGAAAACGCAAAGCGGTGACGCGCCTCATGCCGCCGCACGGAACCGAGGTATCTGGGCTGCCGGCCCACCCACCTTCGATTTCAGCAGGTCGATCAACGCGCCGACGGTCCGGTTTTCGGTCAGCTCGGCATTCGTCAGCCGCACCTGAAAGCGCCTCTCGACGCGCATCAGCAGGCTGACGACGTCCACCGAATCCAACGCGAAATCCTCGGCCAGCACGGCGGCGTCGTCCAACGCCTCCAGGCTCCGGCTCGTTTCTTCCTCGAAAAGGGTCTTCAGCACATTGCGGATTTCTTCTCGGTTCATGGTTGAGGCGAATGGTTGATGGGATGTCCCGGACATCTTCAGCGGTTAGTTAGCAGTTTCCGGCCTTCGCCGCAACGCCAGTAATCGGTGTTGACACAAAGGGCCACGGAGAAGAACCTTCAACTTGCTCCATTCAGCCCTGGTCGCTCCCTTATCGTCACGGTGGTCGTCGCCCGTGTTGGTGCCCGTCTTTGTCGCAGCCCTGTCCCTCGGCGCCGGCCCCGCGACGCCGAGCTTTGGCCCAACGTGGCCGGTCAGCGCCGCGCCACCGCCCGCCGCGACCGAAATCAACGCAAAGAATTGGCAATGGCGCGACGGTTACTTGCAGCCGGCCGCGCCGGCGGTCCCGGCCGCACTACCGCCGCTGCCGCCGTACACGGCGCCGGCCGCGGCGCCCCTTCCGGCATACGACGAAAGCGTCGCTTATTACGACCCCTTCACCCGCCAGCTCGCCTTTGGCAACGCCGGCTTTCAGCCCTATCACCTGGGCTGGTATTTCTATGACGAAGTGCCCTATATGCCGACCTCGCCGGTGCGCGGCGTGAGCGGCTCGTTTCAGGACGTGCAATACAACGCCTGGGCGCGTTATGCGCGGCTGCTCGGCCAGCGTCATCTCTTGGCATGGACCGGGGCCTGGAACTCGTCGTGGTGGACCGGCCCCTCCGGCGTAAACTTGCCGCCCGACGCGGAACAGCTCGTCTCCGATTTTCAGATCAGCTCGCTTTATGCGGGGCGCTGGAACTGGCAGGTGGGCGCCACGCCGCAAATCGACGCCGATTTTCGCCGCTCGCTCGATCACAACGCTTATATGGTCGATGGCCGCTTTGTGCTGTTTTATCAGGCCCGGCCCGACCTGCGCCTGGCGGCCGGCATGGCTTATTGGAACCGCGTCCACGGCATTCTCATCCCCTACGGCGGCCTTATCTGGTCGCCCGACGACCGCTGGGAATTCCGCCTTTTTTTTCCGCAAACCCGCATCAGCCGTTATTACGGGAACGTGGCCGGCAAAGATGTTTGGACCTATGCCACCCTCGGCTATCAGGTGCAGGCCTGGCAAGTGACCATCCAGGACCAATCGTCCGCCAAAACGCGGATGCAAATGAGCGACGTGCAATTTCTGCTGGGGGCATCGGCGGCCGCCGGCAAGTGGACGGCCTTTATCGAGGGAGGCCTGATTTTCGACCGCCGCGTGCTTTTTCGCAGCCACGCCCCGCCATTTACCATCAACGACAACCTGATGCTGCGGGTCGGTGCGCTCTATTGACGCCATTCATCTTGCCGCAACCGGCGAAAACAGGTATTTTCCCGCTCTTATTCTTACGCACGCCGCAACATGGATGTCCGCATGCCGAAGCGCGAGTCATTCCCGATGGAGAAGTTGGTCGATGGCTTACGTCAGAGCAAGCTGGTCAAGTTCTACGAGCAGCTCAACCAACGCTTCAACTCCGTCCATCTCAAGGAGTTGGCGGTCGCTTCGGTGGGGGCGCATCGCGAGATGCGCGTGGGCCACCACGACCTGATCAATTTCGGATTTGACAGCTTTTTGGGGCTCGACCAGCACCCGCGAGTCAAAGAGGCGCTGGCCCGCGGCGCCGACCGGTGGGGCACGCAGTTTGGCGCGTCGCGGGCGTTTGCAAGCTGCCAGACCGAGGTCGAGCTCGAAGGGAGAATTGCAAGCTGGATCGGCACCGAGGCCGCCTTGATCTATCCCTCGGTGACGCTGGCCAACCTGGGCGCGCTGCCCGGTCTGGTCGAACCGCAAGATCTGCTCGTCGTCGACGAGTACGCCCACAATTCGATCCTGGAAGGCACGAAGCTGGCGCGCGCCAACGGCGTGCGAGTGGTTTCTTTCAGCCATAACGACCCCGGCGATCTCGAACGAGTGCTGCAGGCGTCGAGGCCCTATCGGACGGCGATCGTGGCCATCGACGGCGTGTACAGCATGAGCGGCGCCGTCGCCGACATGGCCGGGCTCGATCGAGTGGCGAGGCGGCACGACGCCGTGTTGTATATCGACGACGCGCACGCCACGGCCGTCATGGGCGATTGCGGCCGCGGCACCGTGTTCGACGCCCTGGGGAGCTACGACAACGCCATCGTGGTCGGTTGCTTCTCAAAAGCCTGTTCGGTTTTCGGGGCCTTTGTGGCTTGCTCGCGCGACCTGCAGCGCCTGCTGAAGATGCGGTCGACGACGTACATTTTCGG
This is a stretch of genomic DNA from Pirellulales bacterium. It encodes these proteins:
- a CDS encoding Uma2 family endonuclease; its protein translation is MSTAPSSVKPAAVLHDIDWGTYTRLLRAFERRRRFRLTYDRGMLEIMSPLWEHEKSAYLLGRFIDVVTEELRLLCEPGRTVTLRRRRKSRGLEPDNCYWIANAGRLAGKTRLDLRVDPPPDLAIEVDLTHSSLDRMSIYAALGVPEVWRATCEGLTFNILEAGVYQVRTHSLSLPRLASADLVPVLAQLGRTDTTALVAQFRDWVRQVLLNRTG
- a CDS encoding acyl carrier protein — protein: MNREEIRNVLKTLFEEETSRSLEALDDAAVLAEDFALDSVDVVSLLMRVERRFQVRLTNAELTENRTVGALIDLLKSKVGGPAAQIPRFRAAA
- a CDS encoding pyridoxal phosphate-dependent aminotransferase family protein, whose translation is MPKRESFPMEKLVDGLRQSKLVKFYEQLNQRFNSVHLKELAVASVGAHREMRVGHHDLINFGFDSFLGLDQHPRVKEALARGADRWGTQFGASRAFASCQTEVELEGRIASWIGTEAALIYPSVTLANLGALPGLVEPQDLLVVDEYAHNSILEGTKLARANGVRVVSFSHNDPGDLERVLQASRPYRTAIVAIDGVYSMSGAVADMAGLDRVARRHDAVLYIDDAHATAVMGDCGRGTVFDALGSYDNAIVVGCFSKACSVFGAFVACSRDLQRLLKMRSTTYIFGGPVPPPYLEAIAAVIDLLCSDDYTALRNRLDENIDRAVRGLKEHGLVLLGGQSPILSVLIGDEEDTFMAGKFLFDRGYYVQSVTFPAVPYHAGVLRVQINSNHTREAIDGLIDAFGELKEFVGLPTADDAASRRAARAA